The following are from one region of the Mycolicibacterium helvum genome:
- a CDS encoding bifunctional GrpB family protein/GNAT family N-acetyltransferase translates to MTVRGSGMVADSVVPYDTSWPLQFAALRDRLTSALCNVEHRVEHVGSTAVPGLCAKPVIDVDVVVPTAAWVSRATAALCRARYRHQGDLGIAGRQAFENPPDWPYHHLYLVVSDSIAHRDHIDFRDHLRGHPEDAKRYGNVKYELAVHLAANRKRYTEGKRGLIQEILQQARQRTAAMDLSGDDRQITFVAEHPPVAGEAVVSLIALAAGGGQQRVRDALQLYFDDPTAKLLSAVIDHETVGVVGYRVGTSEVTLLHIAITPHVRRTGVGSQLLAAVDRDRPSALPIVGETDEDAVSFYAANGYVVTSLGEKYPGVERFRVRLEAYPYLASRRALDS, encoded by the coding sequence ATGACGGTGCGAGGATCTGGCATGGTGGCTGATTCGGTAGTCCCATATGACACTTCGTGGCCGCTCCAGTTCGCCGCACTGCGGGATCGCCTCACATCGGCACTATGCAACGTTGAGCACCGCGTCGAACATGTTGGCAGTACTGCAGTCCCCGGGCTTTGCGCGAAACCAGTGATCGACGTCGACGTTGTGGTTCCCACGGCAGCATGGGTCTCACGAGCAACGGCGGCCCTCTGCCGGGCACGCTACCGACACCAGGGCGATCTCGGCATCGCAGGCCGCCAAGCGTTTGAGAATCCGCCGGATTGGCCCTACCACCACCTGTATCTCGTCGTTTCGGACTCCATCGCCCACCGTGATCACATCGATTTTCGCGATCACCTACGGGGCCATCCAGAAGACGCCAAGCGGTACGGAAATGTCAAGTACGAGTTAGCTGTTCACCTGGCCGCCAATCGGAAGAGATACACCGAGGGCAAACGAGGTCTCATACAGGAGATCCTGCAGCAGGCTCGGCAGCGGACTGCCGCAATGGATCTGTCTGGTGACGACCGCCAGATTACATTTGTCGCTGAGCATCCCCCCGTTGCGGGTGAGGCCGTCGTCAGCTTGATTGCGCTGGCCGCAGGCGGTGGTCAGCAGCGCGTCCGAGACGCGCTCCAGCTATATTTCGACGACCCAACGGCGAAGCTCCTGAGTGCTGTGATCGACCACGAAACGGTCGGCGTCGTCGGATACAGAGTGGGCACTTCTGAGGTAACCCTGCTGCACATCGCCATCACCCCGCATGTTCGGCGGACCGGAGTCGGCAGCCAGCTGCTCGCCGCAGTAGATCGAGACCGACCATCTGCGTTGCCGATCGTGGGTGAAACCGATGAAGACGCCGTCAGCTTTTACGCAGCAAACGGCTACGTCGTCACTTCCCTTGGCGAGAAATATCCGGGGGTCGAACGCTTCCGCGTGCGCTTGGAGGCATATCCCTACCTTGCAAGCCGTCGAGCCCTTGACTCTTAA
- a CDS encoding adenylyl-sulfate kinase, giving the protein MTSEAVFIGGRSGVGKTSVAFEVHASLSAAGISHCLIDGDYLDMAYPAPWEHELAERNLAAMWGNYRALGYRRMIYTSTVSVLPDVIAQLTDAMGDDPKVIAILLTCTDITARRRLSRREIGSTLDQHLESSGEKAGLLADSTAEWVHRVPTDDRVVCDIAADVIALTSWLREAS; this is encoded by the coding sequence GTGACCAGTGAGGCGGTGTTCATCGGGGGGCGATCCGGCGTAGGCAAGACCAGTGTTGCCTTCGAGGTCCATGCCAGCCTCAGTGCTGCTGGTATCTCGCACTGCCTGATCGATGGTGACTATCTCGACATGGCCTACCCGGCGCCATGGGAGCATGAGCTCGCTGAACGCAACCTCGCCGCGATGTGGGGCAACTATCGCGCGCTGGGTTACCGACGCATGATCTACACCAGCACGGTGAGCGTACTTCCCGACGTGATCGCACAGTTGACTGACGCGATGGGTGATGACCCAAAGGTCATCGCCATTCTGCTGACATGCACGGACATCACTGCGCGACGACGCCTTAGCCGGCGCGAAATTGGCTCGACTCTCGACCAACACCTTGAGTCCAGCGGGGAAAAGGCTGGCCTGCTGGCCGACAGCACCGCAGAGTGGGTACACCGGGTCCCCACCGATGATCGTGTGGTCTGCGATATCGCCGCAGACGTCATCGCCCTAACAAGCTGGCTTAGAGAAGCGTCGTGA
- a CDS encoding IS110 family RNA-guided transposase, which yields MKLFCGIDWAEAHHDVAIVDENGQLVAKKRIADDPTGLAQLVELFAGVGDCAADPIPVAIETPRGLLVASLRATGRAIYSINPLAVARYRERHSVARAKSDHADAMTLANILRVDAHLHRRLPADTELCQAIAVLARAHQDATWRRIKAHNELRSMLREFFPTFLATFTRRFPLGIASSEARAVLAIAPTPGAAAKLSTNRITAALRRAGRSRGIDGAAAEIKTALREPQMRHLAQVEATMGKQTSALLAALDTACVSVDDLGQACAELFQTHSDYAIITSFPGLGDSTGARVLAEIGDDRSRFVDARALKAYAGSAPITRASGKSISITHRRIKNDRLAAAGWIWAFGAATHCRPAGEHYRRRREHGDRHSAASRHLLNKLIGQLHYCLQQQVLFNEDRAFSRPGAAVA from the coding sequence ATGAAACTCTTCTGCGGCATCGACTGGGCCGAAGCCCACCACGACGTCGCCATCGTCGACGAGAACGGCCAGCTGGTCGCCAAGAAGCGCATCGCCGATGACCCCACCGGTCTGGCCCAGTTGGTCGAGCTGTTCGCCGGGGTCGGCGATTGCGCCGCGGATCCGATCCCGGTGGCCATCGAGACGCCGCGCGGTCTGTTGGTGGCCTCGCTGCGGGCAACCGGACGGGCCATCTATTCGATCAACCCGCTCGCGGTCGCCCGCTACCGGGAACGGCACTCGGTGGCACGGGCGAAGTCCGATCACGCCGACGCCATGACCCTGGCCAACATTCTCCGGGTAGATGCTCACCTGCACCGGCGCTTGCCCGCCGATACTGAGTTGTGCCAAGCGATCGCAGTGCTGGCTCGCGCTCATCAGGATGCGACCTGGCGACGCATCAAGGCGCACAACGAGTTACGTTCGATGCTGCGCGAGTTCTTCCCGACCTTTCTGGCCACGTTCACCAGACGATTCCCGCTCGGGATCGCCAGCTCCGAGGCCAGGGCCGTCTTGGCCATTGCCCCCACCCCCGGTGCGGCCGCCAAGCTCTCGACGAACCGGATCACCGCTGCGCTGCGCCGGGCCGGGCGCAGTCGCGGCATCGATGGCGCGGCCGCCGAGATCAAGACAGCCCTGCGCGAGCCTCAGATGCGCCACCTCGCTCAAGTGGAGGCCACGATGGGCAAGCAAACCTCGGCGCTGCTCGCGGCGCTGGACACCGCATGCGTCAGCGTCGACGACCTGGGCCAGGCCTGTGCCGAGCTGTTTCAAACCCACTCGGACTACGCGATCATCACCAGCTTTCCCGGGCTGGGTGACTCGACCGGTGCCCGCGTGCTCGCCGAGATCGGTGATGACCGAAGCCGATTCGTCGATGCCCGTGCGTTGAAGGCCTACGCCGGATCCGCGCCCATCACTAGAGCCTCCGGAAAGTCCATCTCCATCACCCACCGGCGCATTAAGAACGACCGGCTCGCCGCGGCCGGGTGGATCTGGGCCTTCGGTGCTGCCACTCACTGCCGACCTGCCGGTGAGCACTACCGACGACGAAGAGAACACGGCGACCGACACTCGGCGGCCAGCCGACACCTATTGAACAAGCTCATCGGTCAACTCCACTACTGCCTGCAACAGCAAGTGCTGTTCAACGAGGACAGGGCATTCTCGCGTCCGGGCGCGGCCGTGGCCTAG